The proteins below are encoded in one region of Blastocatellia bacterium:
- a CDS encoding phosphopantetheine-binding protein: PAPQGDAYVAREYEVPVGESETALAKIWADMLKVERVGRYDNFFELGGHSLLATRVVNRIRTTLGVEFSVRILFEAPTLSEMAKRLKSPEVARLPLRPIMPQFGIQPE, from the coding sequence GCCGGCGCCGCAAGGAGATGCGTATGTGGCGCGGGAATACGAAGTGCCGGTGGGCGAGAGCGAGACGGCGCTGGCGAAGATCTGGGCCGATATGCTGAAGGTGGAGCGTGTCGGGCGCTACGATAACTTCTTCGAATTAGGTGGCCATTCGCTCTTAGCGACGCGTGTCGTGAATCGCATTCGGACGACGTTGGGGGTTGAATTCTCCGTGCGGATATTATTTGAAGCCCCGACATTGTCTGAGATGGCAAAGCGGCTCAAGAGTCCTGAAGTTGCGCGCCTACCGTTGCGTCCGATCATGCCGCAGTTTGGAATCCAACCTGAATAG